DNA from Bacillus sp. Marseille-P3661:
TATTCTCACTAGTACTACCAATCGTTATTTTAGGTGTACCTATCTCTGATACATTTTTCGCGATTATTCGTCGAATCGTTAATAAAAAGCCTTTATCGGCTCCAGATAAATCACATTTACATCATTGCTTATTAAAATTAGGTTATTCACATCGCCAAACGGTTTTAATTATCTATGCAATGAGCGCATTTTTCGGAATTGCAGCTGTGTTGTTAACAAAGTCAACGCTTTGGAGTGCAACATTGATTATTACAATCGTGCTGCTAGCGATTCAATTAATAGCGGAGCTAGTTGGCTTAGTTAGTGAAAACTATCGTCCGATGTTAAACCTATTTAGAAGAGTAGGGAAAGTAGCAAATAGTAGAAGATAAAAATGCTGTTAAACGGTTTGTTTTTAAAAATTAGTATACAAACGCGTTAAACGGTTAAACATTTTAACAAAAGGAGAGCTGGCGACAGCTTTCCTTTTTAATAGCTATCAAAGGATAAATTGTCGAATTTTAAGAGCAAGCATGGTAGTATATAAAAAGATATGGAATCCAGATGGCGCTCGTATTGGAAAATGTGGCTTCCGCTAGAGGTATTGGCGGGAGTTTTTTATTAGGGGAAAATGAAAAGAGTAGATTATTTTGGCTTTAGGATCGTACGTACTTGTCCAGCTTCAGCGCCCAGCCCCTCGGGGTCAAATAACCTTCCTCCTCGTGAAGTCTACCGACTTCTTCGTCGGAAGAACATTTGCCTGTCGGGGCTGATCAGGGCGCTTGCGCATTTCTAATTGAAAAGGATGTGATTTTGTGAAGAAAATATTACTTGCAATCGTCGCTCTATCGATATTGTTAACAGCACCACTCATTTATAACCGCGCCAAAGTTGAATGGCAAAATGATACATACGAAATGATTGTACCTTATGATGAACTTCAAGAATTAACATTGAGAGGTCTTGACCCGGATGTTATGTATAAGGAGCTTTACGAAAGTGGTGTACGTGGGGTTGCAATTGAACCAACGGGTATTCGTGATCTCGTGGAAGATGGTCAAGTTATTACGTTAACGAAAAGCGATATGTTAAGTATGGTTGATCATGATGAACAACTTCGTGAACAAATTATTTACACTGAATCGAAGGGCTTGTTTATATTATTAAAAGAAAATTTGAATCCTCGTTGGAAGGATGCCATTTTAACAACATTTGCTGATCGAATTGAGGAAGTTGAAGGACTTCCGACATTAGAAAGCGAGTCACTTTATTTCATTCAGGGTGCGGATAAAATTGAATTGCTTGAGGGTGCGAGCACCATCGTTAACCCAATTTTAACGAAACCGCTTGGCTTTGCTGAAAGTATTGTTGAAGAATTTGTAGCACACGGTTTTGAACCTGTTTTTCGTATTGGAAATGATATCGACGACAACAATTCATATGTGTTAGATCAAATGAAAAAACTGTCTGATCAATATGATGCGCATAAAATATTATTTACCGGTACAGAAATGCTAGGTGTACCACCGCATACTGCGATCGAGATGAAACATGATGAAGAGTATTATGCGACTCGTTTTAAAGATGAAGGCTATGTGATTATGCCGATTGAATTTACAAAGCAAGATGGACTTTCAGCATATGCCGCAAAATTTGATAATAAAATTGTTCGTCTTCATAGCTTAAACTTTTTTGATTCACGCGGCGGTTATACGGACCGCGCGACACGTGCGGTGAAGGAACGTAATATTCGTGCTCTGTATCTACATGTTGCCGATGTAAAAAAGCTTGAATCTGAATATATGACCGCAGAACAAACCTATGAAGTTGCTATTAAGGAAATTCAAGCCATTCAAAATCAAATGGCTGATAAACATGAGCCAGGTATCGCACAGTCTTATGATATTTTAGCAGCTCCTATTTGGCAGTCGATAGCAGCGCTAATTGGAGTAGCTGCGTTTGTCGCATTGGCAGCAATGATGTTAAATGAAAAAATGGCACTGCTTACGTTTGGCGCGATGCTAGTACTAGTTCTAGGCTATGTCGTCACCGGTGCAACATTATTTTTACAAGCTGCAGCACTAGCAGTGTCGATTGTAGCTGCTACATTGGCTGCGATTTCAGGCGAACATATTCGAAGTAAAAAAGACATGGTAGTGAAGTTTTTAAAAGGCGCAGGCCTTGTATTGCTTGGCGCTTGGTTTGTAACGGCATTGCTTTATGGCAATGAATTCCTAGTTAAAATTGAAGAATTCAGAGGCGTTAAGTTGTTGTTTATTATGCCGATTGTGTTAACAGCATTACATGTAATGCGTGATCATATAAAAGAACTGGCAATGATGGTTACTCGCAACTATTATTTTATTATCATTGGTATACTTGGTGCTGGTTTTATGATTTTACTAGCTCGTTCAGGCAATGATGCAGGTGAGCTTGTTTCTGGTGCTGAATTAATGTTCCGTCAAGGCTTAGAAGATTTGATGTTCGTTCGTCCACGTACGAAAGAATTTTTAATTGGTTATCCGTTATTTGTGTTAGCGATGTATATTATTTATCAAGGAAAAGGCTGGGAGCAGCGCATCGGTAAATATTTATTAGCAGGCGGCGCGATTGGTTTTATGTCAAGCGTAAATACATTTACGCATTTGCATATCCCACTGTATTTATCATTGTTACGCACAGTGTATGGCTGGATCATCGGTGCGATTATCGGTCTTGTGTTAATCGCCCTTTATCGTTTAGCAAAAAAATATTGGCCGTTAGTTCAGGAGAGGTTATAAAATGAGAGTAGTGCTATCAGGGTATTACGGCTTTCATAATGTCGGCGACGAAGCCATTTTACAAGCAATCATACATGCGTTACGTCAAGCGAAAAAAGATATACAAATCACCGTGCTTTCAAATGATCCTGATTATACAAGCAAAACATATAACGTAGATGCGGTTAATCGCTGGAAACTTGGACAAGTCATGAGTGCGATACGCGCTGCAGATGGCGTTATTAGTGGCGGTGGTAGCTTGCTTCAGGATAAAACGGGCATGAAAAGCGTGCCATACTACACAGGAATAATGATGATTGCCCGTATGTTAGGAAAGCCATTTTTTATCTACGCACAAGGTATTGGTCCATTAAATAATTCTGTTAGCCAAAAACTTGTAAGCTATGCACTTTCAAAAGCAAGTTTTCTAACTGTACGCGATGTAGATTCGCTGCAGCTGTTAAGACGTATTGGTATAAAAAAAGAAGTAGAACTCGTTCCTGATCCTGTAATGGGCATGGCTTTTCGGAAGGATTTAAACGATAGCTGGCTGCGCAGTCAGGGCGTGACAACTCCGTTTGTTACCGTCGCGATCAGAGACTGGCCATCACAGGTCGATTTTAAGAAAAAAATTGTAAAAGCACTCGACCAGTGCGCAGCAGAGGGTATCGATGTAGTGTATGTACCGATGCATGGTGTGCACGACGATGCAACATCGCGCGAAATGGTTGAGATGATGGAAGAGAAAGCCGTTGTGTTTCCTTATAAAGCAAGTATTGAAGAAAAAATCTCCGTGATTGGCGATTCTGATTTACTATTTGGTATGCGCCTGCATGCGTTGATTTTTGCAGCGGTTGCACATACGCCGATGAT
Protein-coding regions in this window:
- a CDS encoding DUF5693 family protein, whose amino-acid sequence is MKKILLAIVALSILLTAPLIYNRAKVEWQNDTYEMIVPYDELQELTLRGLDPDVMYKELYESGVRGVAIEPTGIRDLVEDGQVITLTKSDMLSMVDHDEQLREQIIYTESKGLFILLKENLNPRWKDAILTTFADRIEEVEGLPTLESESLYFIQGADKIELLEGASTIVNPILTKPLGFAESIVEEFVAHGFEPVFRIGNDIDDNNSYVLDQMKKLSDQYDAHKILFTGTEMLGVPPHTAIEMKHDEEYYATRFKDEGYVIMPIEFTKQDGLSAYAAKFDNKIVRLHSLNFFDSRGGYTDRATRAVKERNIRALYLHVADVKKLESEYMTAEQTYEVAIKEIQAIQNQMADKHEPGIAQSYDILAAPIWQSIAALIGVAAFVALAAMMLNEKMALLTFGAMLVLVLGYVVTGATLFLQAAALAVSIVAATLAAISGEHIRSKKDMVVKFLKGAGLVLLGAWFVTALLYGNEFLVKIEEFRGVKLLFIMPIVLTALHVMRDHIKELAMMVTRNYYFIIIGILGAGFMILLARSGNDAGELVSGAELMFRQGLEDLMFVRPRTKEFLIGYPLFVLAMYIIYQGKGWEQRIGKYLLAGGAIGFMSSVNTFTHLHIPLYLSLLRTVYGWIIGAIIGLVLIALYRLAKKYWPLVQERL
- the csaB gene encoding polysaccharide pyruvyl transferase CsaB — translated: MRVVLSGYYGFHNVGDEAILQAIIHALRQAKKDIQITVLSNDPDYTSKTYNVDAVNRWKLGQVMSAIRAADGVISGGGSLLQDKTGMKSVPYYTGIMMIARMLGKPFFIYAQGIGPLNNSVSQKLVSYALSKASFLTVRDVDSLQLLRRIGIKKEVELVPDPVMGMAFRKDLNDSWLRSQGVTTPFVTVAIRDWPSQVDFKKKIVKALDQCAAEGIDVVYVPMHGVHDDATSREMVEMMEEKAVVFPYKASIEEKISVIGDSDLLFGMRLHALIFAAVAHTPMIGLSYDPKIDSFINQVGQPLIGHVDEKWSADDLYKLIQQQLHDANQVSILKSKAAPLQQQANETAAKVVEYLS